Proteins from one Suncus etruscus isolate mSunEtr1 chromosome 3, mSunEtr1.pri.cur, whole genome shotgun sequence genomic window:
- the GSTZ1 gene encoding maleylacetoacetate isomerase isoform X2: protein MPAGKPILYSYFRSSCSWRVRIALALKNIDYETVPINLIKDGGQQFSAEFQALNPMMQVPALKIDGTTIGQSLAIIEYLEETRPTPRLLPQDPKKRAHVRMISDLIAGGIQPLQNLSVLKQVGQEKQLAWAQKAISSGFKALEEILQHTAGKCCVGDEVTMADLCLVPQVANAERYKVDITPYPIISRLNKSLLAMEAFQVSHPCRQPDTPPELRA, encoded by the exons ATGCCAGCGGGGAAG CCCATTCTCTATTCCTATTTCCGAAGCTCCTGCTCATGGAGAGTTCGCATTG CTCTAGCCTTGAAAAACATCGACTACGAGACGGTGCCCATCAACCTCATAAAGGATGGGGGGCAGCAG TTCTCAGCAGAATTCCAGGCTCTGAATCCCATGATGCAAGTGCCAGCCCTGAAGATTGATGGAACCACTATTGGTCAGTCG TTGGCTATCATTGAGTACCTGGAAGAGACAAGGCCCACCCCAAGACTGCTGCCTCAGGACCCCAAGAAGCGGGCACACGTGCGCATGATCTCCGACCTCATTGCTGGTGGCATCCAGCCTCTGCAG AACCTGTCTGTCCTGAAGCAAGTGGGTCAGGAGAAGCAGCTGGCCTGGGCCCAGAAGGCCATCAGCTCTGGCTTTAAGG CTCTGGAGGAGATTCTTCAGCACACAGCTGGCAAGTGCTGCGTAGGAGATGAG GTGACCATGGCTGATCTATGCTTGGTGCCTCAAGTGGCAAATGCAGAAAG GTACAAAGTGGACATCACTCCCTATCCCATCATCAGCCGCCTCAACAAGTCTCTGCTGGCCATGGAGGCCTTCCAAGTGTCTCACCCCTGCCGCCAGCCAGATACACCTCCTGAGCTGAGGGCTTAA
- the GSTZ1 gene encoding maleylacetoacetate isomerase isoform X1 — MTESGKPILYSYFRSSCSWRVRIALALKNIDYETVPINLIKDGGQQFSAEFQALNPMMQVPALKIDGTTIGQSLAIIEYLEETRPTPRLLPQDPKKRAHVRMISDLIAGGIQPLQNLSVLKQVGQEKQLAWAQKAISSGFKALEEILQHTAGKCCVGDEVTMADLCLVPQVANAERYKVDITPYPIISRLNKSLLAMEAFQVSHPCRQPDTPPELRA, encoded by the exons ATGACTGAGTCTGGCAAG CCCATTCTCTATTCCTATTTCCGAAGCTCCTGCTCATGGAGAGTTCGCATTG CTCTAGCCTTGAAAAACATCGACTACGAGACGGTGCCCATCAACCTCATAAAGGATGGGGGGCAGCAG TTCTCAGCAGAATTCCAGGCTCTGAATCCCATGATGCAAGTGCCAGCCCTGAAGATTGATGGAACCACTATTGGTCAGTCG TTGGCTATCATTGAGTACCTGGAAGAGACAAGGCCCACCCCAAGACTGCTGCCTCAGGACCCCAAGAAGCGGGCACACGTGCGCATGATCTCCGACCTCATTGCTGGTGGCATCCAGCCTCTGCAG AACCTGTCTGTCCTGAAGCAAGTGGGTCAGGAGAAGCAGCTGGCCTGGGCCCAGAAGGCCATCAGCTCTGGCTTTAAGG CTCTGGAGGAGATTCTTCAGCACACAGCTGGCAAGTGCTGCGTAGGAGATGAG GTGACCATGGCTGATCTATGCTTGGTGCCTCAAGTGGCAAATGCAGAAAG GTACAAAGTGGACATCACTCCCTATCCCATCATCAGCCGCCTCAACAAGTCTCTGCTGGCCATGGAGGCCTTCCAAGTGTCTCACCCCTGCCGCCAGCCAGATACACCTCCTGAGCTGAGGGCTTAA